The DNA sequence GGCAGGCCGTGGATGTCGAACGCCTGCAAGCCGAAGGGTTGGAAAGTTTATGTCTGGATGTGCGAGACCCCCTATCCATTCAGTCCACCGTGACGGAAATCCTGGCGCGGACTGATGGCCGGCTGGATGCGCTGTTCAATAACGCTGGCTATGGTCAACCCGGCGCGGTGGAGGATGTGAGTCGTGATGCGTTGCGTGAGCAGTTTGAAACCAATCTGTTCGGCGCGCTGGAAGTGACTAATCAGGTGATCCCGGTGATGCGCCGGCAGGGCGCAGGACGGATTCTGTACAATAGTTCAGTGTTGGGTTTAGTCGCATTTCCCTACCGGGGCGCTTACGTGGCCAGCAAGTTTGCCCTGGAGGGACTGGCGGATACCTTGCGTTTGGAGCTTGTGGATACCGGCATTCACGTTTGCCTGATTGAGCCAGGGCCGATTCTCAGCCGGTTTCGGGATAACGCCCATGCAGCCTATCAGCGGCATATTCAGGGCGAAAGCAGTCTGCATCGAAAAAAGTACGCGGCGATGGAAACCCGGTTGCTCAAGGAAGGCCCAGCCGCGCCGTTCACGCTGCCACCGGAAGCGGTGTTGAAGCGGGTGATTCATGCGCTGGAAAGTCCCCGGCCTCGCGCCCGCTATCCGGTGACGACGCCAACATACCTGTTTGCCATCCTAAAGCGATGGTTGCCCACTGCAATGTTGGATGCGATTCTGCGGCGGGCGGGCGGCGAAGGACGGCGGTAGGGAACGGTAGCTGCCTGGACTAAGGTTGCGCCAGGGCCTGTAACACCGAACGCAACTCCAGCCACCACTGTTCCAGCGGCCGCCGGTTGGCGATATCGACCATATCCGGCATCTGCTTGATCGGGAAGGTCGTCAGCTTACCTTCAGCCAGACCGACGAAGGCGCCTGCCGCTCCGCCGCGCCCCAGTTCCCCGGTCAGGAAGTCGATGCAGTGCGCGGCCAGCCGGGTCGCCAGAATGCGATCGAACGGCGAAGGATTACCGCCCTGTTGAACG is a window from the Gammaproteobacteria bacterium genome containing:
- a CDS encoding SDR family oxidoreductase, giving the protein MPEKRVQHNQQTNSERVILITGCSSGIGYCVAHGLKAHGWRVFATTRQAVDVERLQAEGLESLCLDVRDPLSIQSTVTEILARTDGRLDALFNNAGYGQPGAVEDVSRDALREQFETNLFGALEVTNQVIPVMRRQGAGRILYNSSVLGLVAFPYRGAYVASKFALEGLADTLRLELVDTGIHVCLIEPGPILSRFRDNAHAAYQRHIQGESSLHRKKYAAMETRLLKEGPAAPFTLPPEAVLKRVIHALESPRPRARYPVTTPTYLFAILKRWLPTAMLDAILRRAGGEGRR